CAGCGCGAGATGTCGGTGACCCCGGCATCGGAATGGGTAGTGGCGCCCGCCGGATAGTATTTGACGCCGTATACGAAGCCACTGGCGCGCGCTGCGCGAATCTCTGCCGGCGGCGTGTTGTCCGTAAGATAAAGGGTCATCAGCGGCTCGAAAGCAAGGCCCGGGGGCAGCGCCGCGAGAATCCGCTGGCGATAGGCCCGCGCCGCTCCCGTGGTGGTCACCGGTGGCTTCAGATTGGGCATGACGATGGCACGCGCGAAACGCCGCGCCGTGTCCGGCAGCACGAAAGCCAGCGCGGCGCCATCACGCAGATGCACATGCCAGTCGTCCGGGCGGGTGAGAGTAAGTTGCATGGCGCGCGAACGCAGTCGAAGAAGGCTGGCAGTATAGCCCATGGCCGCAGCCACAGCGCAGGGGCGCAACGTTCGCCTTTGCAGACATGGACGATTCGGCTATATTTTAGGAGTTTCGTATCCTGAAAGGAGTCTTCCATGATCCCCTTTCGTCGGCTTTGCATGCCGTTCGTGCTGGGGCTTTTCGCCTGCCTGATGGGAACCGCTCACGCCGTGGACGGCGCCACGCTCTATTCCAGAAACTGCGCCGCCTGTCACGGCGAAGACGGACGGGGCGGCATTGGTGTGCCCCTGGCTCTACCTTCCTTCCAGGCCACGGTGGACGACGAGTATCTACGTCGCACCATCCGCCTCGGCCGTCCCGGCCGGGTAATGCCCGCCTTCACCCAGTTGAGCGAGACGGAAGTCGATGCCCTCATCGCGCACCTGCGCAAGTGGCATACGGGTAAGCGGCCGGTCTTCGACCGCAAGCCCATCAAGGGCGATGCGACACGCGGCGAGCGCCTGTTCGGACGCTACTGCGCCGGCTGTCACGGCGCCCGCGGAGAAGGCAGCCATGGCACGGGGGTGACTTTCTCGCGTCCACGCGATCTACCCATCATGCCGCCAGCCCTCAACAATCCGGGCTATCTCGCCTCCGCCAGCGATGCCCAGATCCGCAACACTCTGGTCAAGGGTCGCGCAGGCACGCCGATGGTGGCCTTCAAGCCACGTGGGTTATCCGATCGCGATCTCGACGACATCGTGGCCTTCGTGCGCAGCCTTGAGAAGCGCCCGCCGACCACGGCGATACCGGATACGGATCAGCCGGTATTCATCGTCGATTCGCCCTATGATCTGGCGACCACGGTGGAGAACGTCAAGCGCGCAGCAACCTCCAACAACTTCGTGTTCATCCGGGAACAGAAGCTCGATGCCGGCATCGTCCCCGAGGGCCAGGAAAACCCCAGGCAGCACATCGTCTATTTCTGCAATTTCGGCATGCTCAACCAGGCGCTCGCCATCGATCCGCGCGTGGGTCTGTTTCTGCCCTGCCGCATCACGGTGGTGGAACAGGACGGCAAGGTGCGCATGATGAGCATCAATCCCAAACGTCTGGCGAAGATCTTCAACAACAGCGAGCTTAATGAAATGTGCGATCAGATGACCAAGCTCTACCAGACCATCATGGAGGAGGCCGCCCTATGAAACGACTCGCCCCCTGCCTGGGTGCGCTGTTCCTCGGCTTGGCGCTGAGCGTCTCCGCCTGGGCGGACCAGCTGCTGATCGTGCGTTCGGCCCAGAACTTCGAAGAGGCCATGGCCACGCTGCAAACGGCTATCGCCGCACGCGGCTACAAGGTGGCCAAGGTGCAGCGTGTGGACGTGGGACTGGAAATGAAGGGCTATAAGACCGATCGCTACCGCGTGGTGTTCTATGGCCGACCGGGTGAGGTGGAACGGCTGGCCGCCGCGCATCCGGAGTTGATTCCCTACCTGCCGCTCAACGTGGCCATCTTCGCCGAGGAAGGTCAGACCCTCCTTACCGCGGCACGTCCCACTGTGCTCAAGGAATTTTTTCCACAGCCCGATCTCGCGCCAGTGTTCGAGCGCTGGGAAAAAGACCTAGTGGATATCTTCGACGAGGTGCGCGCCACGCGCTGATGCGCCTTCAGCGTACCTGTAATTCCAGGGCGAGCGCGTAGAGCGCCTTGCGCGTCATACCGGTGATCTGGGCGGCAAGCCGGGCGGCCTGGCTTGCCGGCAGCTCCTGCAATAGGATGCCGAGCACACGCCGCGCCTCCCCTTCATCCGCCACCTGGGCCGCCGCGCCGGAGACGATCAGCACAAACTCACCGCGGCTGCGTTGAGGATCCTGCTTGAGCCAGGCCAGCCCCTCCGCCACGCTACAGACGTGAATCTCCTCAAACAGTTTGGTGAGCTCGCGCGCCACGACCAAGGTGCGCTCCGGCTCGAACAGCGTTGCGAAATCGGCGAGGGTGGCCGCGATGCGGTGGGGCGATTCATAAAACGCCAGGGCATAGGGCAGACCCTTCAGCGAAGTCAGGAGACTGCGGCGTGCCGCCGTCTTTGCCGGCAAGAAGCCATACCAGAGCAAGTGTGGGTCCGAAAGCCCCGCCACCGACCAGGCCGCCGTCAACGCGCTCGGGCCCGGCACGGGCACCACTCTGAGGCCGGCGGCGCGCACTGCCGCCACCACTCGTGCGCCGGGGTCGCTCACCCCAGGCGTGCCAGCATCGGTGACCAGGGCCACCGACTCGCCCTGCTTAAGGGCCTCGACGATCTTGCGAGCACCGGCCTGCTCGTTGTGCTCGTGCACGGAAAAAATGGGCTTAGCAAGCCCGAGATGGGCCATGAGCCCCGCGGTGATGCGCGTGTCCTCTGCCGCCACGCGGTCCACCGCGGCCAGCACGTCGATGGCCCGCAGGGTGATGTCCTTCAGATTACCGATGGGGGTGGCCACCACGTATAATGATCCGCGTTGCCCCGCCTTCTGTCCTGCATGCGCTTGCGTCATTTCCTCGTCCTGCTGCTGTGTGCATCCTGGTTGGCATCCCGCCCGCTGTGGGCATTGGAGGTGAGCCTATCAGAGAATGGGCCGCACATCGCCCTGCTGCTGCCCTTGAACGACCCCGCTTTGCGCCTCCCCGCCGAGGCCGTGCGCCAGGGCTTCGCGGCTGCCGCCGCGGTTCAGAATGCGCCGGCCTGGCGTGTCTATTTGTGCGGCGACGAAGCAGAGACGGTGGCAGCCTACGAGCAGGCAGTCGCTGCCGGCGCGCGTATGGTGGTCGGCCCGCTCACGCGCTCTGCGGTGGTCGCGCTGGTCCGCAGCGGCAAGGTGAGCGTCCCAACCCTCACCCTTAGCCTGCCAGAGTTTAAGGGGTTGACGCTGCCGCCTACCCTGCTGTTGTTTGGCCTGTCCGCCGAGGAAGAAGCGCGCCAGGTGGCGGATCTCGCCTGGCGCGATGGCCGCCGCGAGGCCGTGATCGTGGTGGCCGATACACCGCTCGCGCAACGCATGCAGGCGGCGTTCCGCGCCCGCTGGCAGGCACTCGGCGCGCGTGTCGCAGGCCAGCTGCGCTTCATACCCGGGGGTGAAGCCGCGCTCAAGGGCACCGTGCTGCAGGCCGGAGCAGATATGGTCTTCCTCGCCACCACCGCGCAAGAGGCCCGCGCGGTGCGGCCCTATCTGCCGCCGCTAATACCCGTGTATGCCACCTCCCAAGCCTTTGGCGGGCGGCTGCAGGACCCGCGCAACGTGGATCTCACCGGTGTGCGTTTCGTGGACATGCCCTGGCTCATCGAGCCGGATCATCCCGCAGTCATGATCTACCCGCGCCCGCAGCCCGCCCTCAACGTCGAGCTGGAACGGCTCTATGCGCTGGGCATCGACGCCCAGCGTCTGGCCAGTCTTCTGTGGCAAGACGGTGCGCGTCCGGGCGCCACCCTCGACGGTGTCACCGGCCAGCTGACCATCGGTGAAGACCAGATCGTGCACCGCCAAGGCGTGCCCGCTGGATTCCAGCAGGACACGGTGGTGGTGTTGGAACTGCCTACGCCATGAAAAACGCCCGCTCACGCGGCGAAGCGGCAGAACAGGTGGCACTGGCCCATCTGCTGGCCCAGGGCCTCAGCCTGGTCACCACACACTATCGGTCCCGTTTCGGGGAGATCGACCTCATCCTGCGCGACGGCCCCACCTTGGTATTCGTGGAAGTGCGCCTGCGTTCCAGTCAACGCTTCGGCGGCGCTGCCGCCAGCATCACGGCGCACAAGCAGCAACGCATCATCGCCACTGCACGCCAGTTCCTCGCCAGCCAGAAGCGGCTGCCGCCTTGTCGCTTCGACGTGGTATTGCTTGGCACCGGCCAACCCCCCACGATAGAATGGCTGCGCAACGCCTTCAGCGCCGACTGATTCCGGCTCGACCACCGCCCCCTTCATGGACCTCGCCAACCGCATCCACCAGCATTTCACGGACAGTGCCCACCTCAAGCTGCAGGCCATGGAGGTGCTAGCGGAGCCCATCGGCCAGGCGGCGGAGCGCATGGTGACCTGCCTCATGCGCGATGGCAAGATCATGGCCTGTGGCAACGGCGGCTCGGCGGCAGATTCCCAGCATTTCTCCTCGGAGCTACTCAACCGCTTCGAGAGGGAACGCCCCGGGCTGGCCGCCATCGCCCTCACCACGGACACCTCCACCCTCACCTCCATCGCCAACGATTA
This genomic stretch from Thiobacter sp. AK1 harbors:
- a CDS encoding c-type cytochrome — translated: MIPFRRLCMPFVLGLFACLMGTAHAVDGATLYSRNCAACHGEDGRGGIGVPLALPSFQATVDDEYLRRTIRLGRPGRVMPAFTQLSETEVDALIAHLRKWHTGKRPVFDRKPIKGDATRGERLFGRYCAGCHGARGEGSHGTGVTFSRPRDLPIMPPALNNPGYLASASDAQIRNTLVKGRAGTPMVAFKPRGLSDRDLDDIVAFVRSLEKRPPTTAIPDTDQPVFIVDSPYDLATTVENVKRAATSNNFVFIREQKLDAGIVPEGQENPRQHIVYFCNFGMLNQALAIDPRVGLFLPCRITVVEQDGKVRMMSINPKRLAKIFNNSELNEMCDQMTKLYQTIMEEAAL
- a CDS encoding DUF302 domain-containing protein; this encodes MKRLAPCLGALFLGLALSVSAWADQLLIVRSAQNFEEAMATLQTAIAARGYKVAKVQRVDVGLEMKGYKTDRYRVVFYGRPGEVERLAAAHPELIPYLPLNVAIFAEEGQTLLTAARPTVLKEFFPQPDLAPVFERWEKDLVDIFDEVRATR
- the rsmI gene encoding 16S rRNA (cytidine(1402)-2'-O)-methyltransferase: MTQAHAGQKAGQRGSLYVVATPIGNLKDITLRAIDVLAAVDRVAAEDTRITAGLMAHLGLAKPIFSVHEHNEQAGARKIVEALKQGESVALVTDAGTPGVSDPGARVVAAVRAAGLRVVPVPGPSALTAAWSVAGLSDPHLLWYGFLPAKTAARRSLLTSLKGLPYALAFYESPHRIAATLADFATLFEPERTLVVARELTKLFEEIHVCSVAEGLAWLKQDPQRSRGEFVLIVSGAAAQVADEGEARRVLGILLQELPASQAARLAAQITGMTRKALYALALELQVR
- a CDS encoding YraN family protein, which gives rise to MKNARSRGEAAEQVALAHLLAQGLSLVTTHYRSRFGEIDLILRDGPTLVFVEVRLRSSQRFGGAAASITAHKQQRIIATARQFLASQKRLPPCRFDVVLLGTGQPPTIEWLRNAFSAD
- a CDS encoding penicillin-binding protein activator is translated as MSLSENGPHIALLLPLNDPALRLPAEAVRQGFAAAAAVQNAPAWRVYLCGDEAETVAAYEQAVAAGARMVVGPLTRSAVVALVRSGKVSVPTLTLSLPEFKGLTLPPTLLLFGLSAEEEARQVADLAWRDGRREAVIVVADTPLAQRMQAAFRARWQALGARVAGQLRFIPGGEAALKGTVLQAGADMVFLATTAQEARAVRPYLPPLIPVYATSQAFGGRLQDPRNVDLTGVRFVDMPWLIEPDHPAVMIYPRPQPALNVELERLYALGIDAQRLASLLWQDGARPGATLDGVTGQLTIGEDQIVHRQGVPAGFQQDTVVVLELPTP